The Syntrophobotulus glycolicus DSM 8271 DNA window TGATCTTTTTGCGAAAATGGTCCTTTGCCTGTAACCATTGACCATTTTCCATATTGGCCGGGAAAATATCCTGCCAGCAGCTTAAGGGCAGAGCCGGACCCATCGCAATGATTTCCTCAGATAAGAGGTCATCCACTACAGGATCAAGTGAGAAACTTATTTCTTTTTGCTGTTTTACGATTGCATAAAATAGCATCTTGCTCCTCCCTGGGGTCACCAAGGCCATTGATCCAAATTTTTTCCCCGGGAAACAAACCGTTTCTTTTGGGTATGTAGTACTCTTGCCCCCAATTCCAGAAATAAATGGAGGATTTGTTCGCTCTGTCTTCATTAAATAAGTTTATTTCTCCATTCTTACAATTAATTCCTTTCAATGCTTCTGCAAATAAATCTTCTATCTTTAAACTTGTCAGCCAAAAGATAAAAATAGAACTAACCATCAACATCAACGATATCCTCTGCATCTCAAACACCATCCCGGATCTTATTTTTCTTCGTATTAGTATATGTTTGGATGCTGTCCACAGGTACCGTGTATGATCCGGTGTTTAAGCCTAAAAGAATCCAGAACAATATCCCGAGTGCTCCAAAGGCCATATCTATATCAACCATGCAATGCAGAGCCAAACAGCTTAAAGCTCCTGTCAGGGCCAGCCTTTCTCTTTCCCCGCTGCTCATCGCCTGAAAATACTGTCTGCCAATAATGATACTCAGCCCGAAAAGCAGCAAAACTCCCGGGATCCCCTGATTGACCAGAACCTTGATCAATGCCGAATGGGGATCTGTACTCAAGTATTCCGACTGCTGGACTAACGGATAAAGGGACCATCCTCCGGCTTGCGGAAGTAAATGCCCCAGCCAGGCAATTTCCAGCCCATCCCTGTAATATAATAATCGCTCCCCGATACTTGCTCCCGGCCATGCCAGGAAATGGCCGCCGGCTCTGAGAAATAGGGACCAATTCTGCCAGATCAGAAAGGCTGCTGCAATAAAAGGGATGAGGTCTGCCTTCTGAACTTCTGGCAGCTTTAACCTGCCTGGGGCTTTAGCTAGGGTTTGTCTTCCCTGAAACAAAATAAAGACGAATAAAAATATGAGTAAACTTCCCCTGGAGCCTGTGGCGGCAATGGAAACTGCAAATAGAAGCTGAAGACATTTCTTAAGATTAATTCCCCGATATGTGGTCTTTCCTTCCCCGGACTCCGTTAAACAAAGCATTACCGCGAAAAAAATGCCTGCCGCATTGGGGTAGCCCCAAAAAGAACAAAGCCGGTCTTTCTCTGGTCCTGAGGATGGTATCCAGATTTTATCCAGTCCCGGAAGCCATCCGGCTGCCGCCACGATTATCCCTGCCGCAAGCAATTTGCCGATCATTTTTTTTCTTGCCCGAATATCCAGCCCTGCTCTATAGCTGAAATAAAATACGAATAAGAACAACAACCATCTTAGTCCTTCCAGCCATCCCTCACTTTTGATGACAGACTGAGCTAGTCCTGCCAGGGAAAGCCCGGCCATCCCCAAAACAATAATAATGATCCACCGATAATATTGATTTCCGGACATTTCCTCAAACTGAACGGTCCGGCTAAAAAATGCCCAAGCAGTGAAAAGGCCCCCCAGCACTATCCATTCCCGCTGAAAATACATGCCATGACAAACAAGAGCGATATAAAAAAAAATGATTACTCCATTTTCGTCCTTAATTTTCAAGAGTATCCCTCCAGGGCTTGCAAGTCCACGAAGTTTTCTCTATCATATTTATCATAAAACAGGAAAGTTTATGCCTTGAGTGGTCAGCGGGGGATTATTTTTATGAGCTATCGTATCTTACAGCTAATCGGCGGCGGCGAAATTGGCGGTGCCGAAATTCATCTGCTTAATTTAATGCTGAGTACTGCCAAGAATCAGGCAAACTTTAGTCTCGGCTGTTTGTGTCAGAACTCGCCCTTTGCTTTGCAGGCGGAAAAGCGGGATATCCCGGTTACTCTTTTCCCGATGAGATTCCCTTTGGACATTTTGCCTCTGCCTCGTATGATTTCTTATTGCCGGAAACAAAAGATTGATCTGATTCATGCCCACGGAGTCCGGGCAGATTTTCTCGGCCGTTTAGCGGCAAAATTTTTGGCCATTCCTTGCATTTCAACTGTTCATAGTCTCTGGCAGGACGATTATCCTTCACCTTGGAAAGGGAAAATCGCTCTATATACTGAAAAACTCACCTTGCCCCTATCTGCGGGGTTAATTACCATATCCGAGTCCCTTCATCATTCTCTTTCGGCCTTATTGTCAAAAAGACAGAGCAAAAAAATACCCCGAACCGTCATTTTCAACGGTTATCCTGCCTTGGATTTTGGAAATAAGGCAGAGCTGCGCCAAAGGTTCCGGGAAAGATGGAAAATACCCCCGGAGGCCTTGGTCATCGGCACTATCGGTCGTTTACACCCGGCTAAGGGACAGATTAATCTTTTTCGTGCTTTGGAACATCTCCAGGGAGAATTTCCTGATCTTCATTTTTTACTTATTGGAGACGGACTATTATTTAATGATTTCAAAGGCTTATTGGAAACCTCAACTCTTAACTATACCATGCCCGGCTATCTGCCTAATGCCTGGGAGGCTCTCCCTGCCATGGATTTGTTTGTCCTGCCTTCTATCCGCGAAGGGATGGGCCTTGTCCTTCTCGAAACCATTCAGGCCGGCATTCCTATTGTCGCTTCGCGTGCCGGCGGCATACCGGAACTGCTTGTTGATCATACGGACGCCCTTTTAGTCCCGCCGGGCAGTCCTCAAGAGCTTGCTTCTGCCTGCCGGACACTGTTAGGCAATCCCAGTCTTGCGAACAGCCTTGCCCAAAATGCTCTGAAAAAAGCTTCTTT harbors:
- a CDS encoding glycosyltransferase; translated protein: MSYRILQLIGGGEIGGAEIHLLNLMLSTAKNQANFSLGCLCQNSPFALQAEKRDIPVTLFPMRFPLDILPLPRMISYCRKQKIDLIHAHGVRADFLGRLAAKFLAIPCISTVHSLWQDDYPSPWKGKIALYTEKLTLPLSAGLITISESLHHSLSALLSKRQSKKIPRTVIFNGYPALDFGNKAELRQRFRERWKIPPEALVIGTIGRLHPAKGQINLFRALEHLQGEFPDLHFLLIGDGLLFNDFKGLLETSTLNYTMPGYLPNAWEALPAMDLFVLPSIREGMGLVLLETIQAGIPIVASRAGGIPELLVDHTDALLVPPGSPQELASACRTLLGNPSLANSLAQNALKKASLFSLDRMAEKTLAFYAEVLKV
- a CDS encoding O-antigen ligase family protein produces the protein MKIKDENGVIIFFYIALVCHGMYFQREWIVLGGLFTAWAFFSRTVQFEEMSGNQYYRWIIIIVLGMAGLSLAGLAQSVIKSEGWLEGLRWLLFLFVFYFSYRAGLDIRARKKMIGKLLAAGIIVAAAGWLPGLDKIWIPSSGPEKDRLCSFWGYPNAAGIFFAVMLCLTESGEGKTTYRGINLKKCLQLLFAVSIAATGSRGSLLIFLFVFILFQGRQTLAKAPGRLKLPEVQKADLIPFIAAAFLIWQNWSLFLRAGGHFLAWPGASIGERLLYYRDGLEIAWLGHLLPQAGGWSLYPLVQQSEYLSTDPHSALIKVLVNQGIPGVLLLFGLSIIIGRQYFQAMSSGERERLALTGALSCLALHCMVDIDMAFGALGILFWILLGLNTGSYTVPVDSIQTYTNTKKNKIRDGV